The sequence below is a genomic window from Methylotuvimicrobium sp. KM2.
AAAAGTCTTCAAAACCGAAACCGGACATAGCTTCATATTTCCGGCAACCGGAACAGCCGGCTGGGAAATCGCCCTGACCAACACCTTGAGCCCAGGCGATAAAGTCTTGATTTACCGCTTCGGTCAATTCAGCCATCTCTGGGCCGCAATGGCCAAACGCCTGGACTTCGAAGTCATTGTCATCGAAAGACCGTGGGGCGAAGGCATTCCGCTTGACGATCTCGAGGCGCGCCTAAAAGAAGACGGCAAACATGAAATCAAAGCCATTCTAGCCACGCACAACGAAACCGCGACCGGCGTCACCAGCGACATCGGCGGCGTTAGAAAAGCGATGGACGCAGCCGGACACCCGGCTTTATTGTTCGTCGACGGCGTCAGCTCGATCGCCAGCATCGATTTCCGCATGGACGAATGGGGCGTCGACGGCGCAATCAGCGGCTCGCAAAAAGGCTTCATGCTACCCGCCGGCGCCGCCCTAGTTGCATTCAGCCAAAAAGCGATAGCCGCTTGCGATACTGCACAAAGCAGACGCGCCTTTCTCGACCTGAAAGACCAACTAGCCAGCAACAAAGACGGTTACACGCCTTACACGCCATCGATCCCAATGCTGTACGGACTGCGCAAAGCCCTGGACCTGCTGCTCGAAGAAGGTCTCGAAAACGTTTATGCACGCCATTACCGCCTGGCTGAAGGTACGCGTAAAGCGATTGCCGCATGGGGTCTTGAACTGTGCGCCAAACCCGGCTTCGAATCGAATACCGTTTCGGCGGTCGTCGTTCCGGCCGGTAAGGACGCTCGCGACGTGATCGCCACAGCTTATAGCAAATACAATATTTCTCTGGGCGCGGGCTTGAACGAAGTGGCGGGTAAGGTGTTCCGCATCGGTCATGTCGGCGACATGAACGATGTCTCGATGCTCGGCGCCATTGCCGGCGTCGAAATGGCGCTGCTCGATAACGGCTTCGATATCAAAGCCGGTAGCGGCGTTGCCGCAGCGATCGAATATTATCGCACCACTGCATAATCAAAATCCGCCAACTCGGCAACCCCGGGGGCATTCCGATTAACGCCGGGATGCCTTTTTTGCGTTAATAACGCATCAAAAGCCTAATCGACGCTGTTCATACCGATAAATCGTCAATCTTCATAGAAGGCGCAGGATGACCCTTTCGAGTTACCCCTCTCTTAGCATCCGCAGCCATTCAGTTCAGCAATCAATCGACAACCAAGTGTTCTGCTGCTTCCCAAGCTAGAGCACTCATCCTGAATTCGGCAGTTTAACCATGAAGCACATGAAGTTCATGAAGGATTCCAAGAACTTACCAAATCCTTCTCGCTAACCTTTTTGGTGAGCGAAAGCTCTATACAAACGCGTAATAAGCTATTGAATTAACTTCCTATTCTTCATGATCTTCATGGTGAAATGCTTTTTCTAGGCTCATCGTTATAAATAAAAATTGTAGATTATGCATCGGAGGCCATCTCATATAGCTTACAACTGCCACAATGTCGGGTAGGTCGGATTAGGCGGAGCCGTAACCCGGCATATCGATGGACAAAATGTCGGGTTACGCTTGCGCTAACCCGACCTACGCTACTTTATCGATCACCCCGAGGCCTCCTCCGGCACTGCCGAAATTTGAAGTGCGAAAGGTGTAGTTACTATTTTTTTAACAAGCTCTCATAAGTCTTATGCGAAACGTGCTAGATTAACTTTTATGCTCAGCAGGCGATTTTCATTTCTATGACTAAACCCATGCCGGAATATTCAAAAATCCATTACGGATTTACCCTCATCGAGTTAATGATGACGATTGCCATCGGCGCAATCGTTTTGACCCTTGGCGTGCCGAGCTTTAACACTGTCATCCGAAACGATCGATTGACGACTCGAACCAATGAACTGGTTGCCTCGCTCAATTTTGCACGTAGCGAAGCCGTAAAACGCGGAATCAGAATTACCGCATGCAAAAGCCAAAACCCCAACGCTACGCCGCCTACATGTTCTACAAGCAATACCGTAAACTGGTCGATCGGCTGGATAGTCTTTACAGACCCGAATAATAACGCCACCTTCGATAGCAATACCGAAACCTTGCTGAGAATACAGGAAAACCCGCTCACCAGCATTACGATGACGGGCTCCCAAGACATTGCGAACTACATTTCTTACGTCGCTTCCGGACAAAGTCGATTAACTAACGATAACCACCAATCGGGCATTATTAAAGTGTGCGACGACCGCACAGGCAATATTGGCGTCAATATAGCACTCAATAATGCGGGCAGACTTTTAACGCAACGAGAAATCGCATGCCCATGAACGCGACCAAATTCAATACTGCTAACCTGGATCCAAATAACGCCTCGGGCTTCACCTTGATTGAGGTCCTGGTTTCAATGATCGTTTTAGCGATCGGCTTGCTAGGGCTTGCCGGCATGCAAGCCGCCAGCCTCAAAAACAATCAAAGCGCTTTTTTCCGAAGTCAAGCCACCCAGCTTGCCTACGACATGGCCGACCGAATGCGCGTTAACGGCACGGGCTTATCGAACGGCAACTATAACAACCAAGGCGCGCCCAATAACCCAACCGATTGTGAACTCAATTCATGCACCCCCGCGCAAATGGCCGATTACGATTTGGCGAGATGGAATACGGCAATAGCGGGACAGCTGCCGGGCGGCAGCGGCTGGGCCTGCATCGACAGCACTTCCGATGATGGAACGCCGGCGTCTCCGGCTTGCGACGGTAATGGCGAAACCTATGCCGTCAAAATATGGTGGACCGATCGCCGCGAAGCGGAACAGGAATCAGATCGAATCGTTCGTTTTGTCATGACATTCAGACCTTGATTTATGTATTTCACCATAACGTTCATGAAGGCCCGGCAAATGAAAGTTCGAGATGTGAATGAGGATACGGTCATTCGCCCGACAGGAGGCCGTGAACCCAGCACCTAAATTATCCAAGATAGTTAACCATAGCCAATGGCATATGGAATTTAGGTGCCGGGTGAATACATCCCTGGCTCGACGGCGGAATCTGATTGCCATGGATGGCATGAATGCAGATTTTGCAGGAGCAAAAATCTGCCCTGCCGCCGATACCTGTCGGACGAGCAACCGGACCCTCTTCGGAACCGCCATTTCCGTTGCTAAGCTTTTGCTTATCGAAAATTAGATAAGGAATGCAAATCCTCGAACTTTCACAGTAAGATAATGCGATCAACACAGAAAAAGCAACCCGCACTACTCATTTACCGCCAATCAGGCATGACCCTAGTCGAAATCATGATTTCGCTATTGATCGGCGCGTTTTTGCTAGGCGGCGTCTTGCAAATATTTACCAACACCAAACAAACCTATCGCATGCAAGAAGGCCTGTCCAGAATGCAGGAAAACGCGCGATTTGCGCTAGACACACTCAATCACGATTTACGCATGGCAGGGTTTCAAGGTTGTACGACGGTTGCTCCGAACATAATTATCGACCCCAAAAATCCAAATCCGAACCCCGCCCCCGCCAGCCTAGCCCTGGGAACCATGATAACGATCAGCGGCAACGACAACATTGCCAACAATTGGAATTCGAGCGCCTGCGGCAATGCCAACGCATGTATAGCAGGGTCCGATGCCATTACGATTACTTTCGGCGGCACCTGCGGAGGCGCATTGCCGGAAAAAGCGTCCACCGCCCAAATTCATATCAATGCCGGCAATACTTGCGATTTTAAACAATACGATATCGTCATGGTTTCCGACTGCTCCGCCGCGGATATCTTCATCGCGACCAGCGCCTCTTCTTCGGCGGGAAAACAAAACTTGGCGCATGCCAACAATCAAAATACCGACAATAAACTAAGCAAGATTTACGACGAAGGCGCCGAAGTCTTTCGATTCAACTCTTATACCTATTTTCTTCGAACCGGTGAAAGCGGACAGCCTTCGCTATGGCGCTTGGATAACAGCTGGGCCGTTCAAGCCGGAGCCAATCCCGTCGAAATGATCGACGGCATTGAAAACTTGCAAATACTTTACGGCGAGGATACGACTCAAGACAGAGTCGCGAACCGCTATGTGACGGCCAATAATGTCGGCAATTGGGCGAATGTCGTAAGCGCACGAGCTAGCCTGCTGACCCGGAGCCTTAACGACAACATAACTTCGCGGCCACAAACCTACACCTTCAACGGCGCCACCGTCACGCCGGTAGACCGGCGACTACGACAGGTTTTCACGACCACCATCGCAGTCCGCAATCGCTTACCTTAACGAGCATCTAGCTTATGAAACACCCCCATTCATTAGCACGGCAAACCGGCTCGGTACTAATCATTAGCCTCATTATGCTATTGCTACTGACATTAGCCGCCACCACTTCGATGCAAGTCACCAGCCTCGAAGAGCGCATGGCCGGCAACATGCGCAATCGCAATCTTGCATTTCAGGCCGCCGAATCCGCATTGAGAGCCGGAGAAAACATCTTGACGCAGGCAGTCCTACCCGACTTCACCAATGCCGGCGATAACGGATTGTATGCTCAAGACGGCGCGCCTCCCGGCCCGCATGACGCTTGGCAAAACAATAATACGGCGGAATTTTCAGACGCGATCGGGCAAGTATCCTCCGCGCCCCGTTATGTGATACAGCGCATGCCCAACGTAGCCGGGGGTTACAGTCTGGATGCCGGGGAATACGAGCAAAGCGAGATGTACCGCGTCACCGCGCGCGGCGTCGGTGGAACGGAAACGGCGGTCGTAGTTGTACAATCGACTTACAAACGCTGAAGGTTGAGTTGGGTTGGGTGAGCGGTAAGCAGTTAGCAGAAAGCCGGTAAAGGGGACTTGGATTTGCAGGCGATAGGCCATAGGTCTATTGATATTCTGTAGGTACGCATCGCGTACCTTGTTGGTGCCGATAACCCTATAAAAAGCATTATGTCCACGAAAATCACGAAAATATTTAATTAGTTATATTTTTCAAGTGACTCACCCTATGAGCGATTCAAGAGATTTATGTAACCGTATGACTACCTTCGTCTATTTCATACACTGACTGTCGAATTTAGGATAACTCGCAACCTCTACGAATTGGTACGCGATGCGTACTCTACGAAACTATTTTTATGTTTGCCGAATTTCATTAAGGCTGGGAAGACATTATGTATACAACAAGTCAAAACATTAGAAAAACGTTAAGTTTCGCACTAGGCCTATTGCTCGGATTTTTGGTTTCAACTCCCATTCAAGCCGCCTTAAACATTTCTCAAAATCCGTTGTTTTTGACACAATCGGCCAAACCGATCGTAATGCTAAACATTTCCAATGATCATCAACTATATATCAAAGCATACGACGACTATTCCGATTTAGATCACGACGGAATACCGGAGACTACCTACAAGCACAGCTTCGATTACTATGGATATTTCGATAGTTACAAGTGTTATAACTATTCCGGCGGTGTGTTTGTGCCGGCTTCCATCACGGCCACGAAATATTGTTCCGGAAATTGGAGCGGAAATTTTTTGAATTGGACCGCGATGACGCGTATCGATACGATCCGGAAAATCCTATACGGAGGATACCGATCCACAGACACCAACAGCAGTACCATTTTGGAGCGTTCTTATTTGCCTAACGATGCGCATAGTATCGCTAAATTTTATAATGGCGCCGACCTAAATCAATTAACTCCGCATTCACCTGCTGAAGGAATTACGCTCTGTAGTACCACTATTACTTCGACACAATATTCCCAGAATGTCACCGATCCGCCCAGAATTTTGGTGGCAAGAGGCGACTTTTCATTATGGGCGGCGGCCGAGCGTTGGCAGTGTCGCTGGCGAGAAGATAAAGATGCGCCGAATAATAATGCCCTGGCTACAACCGGAATGAATGCCGCCAATAATGCTCCCCGTCGCGATACTCACCGTTTAGGGGGGCAAGACTTTATTGCTCGGGTTGAAGTATGTAAATCGGGGCTGGTTGGCACTGAAAGCTGTAAGGATTACAACGGTTCTTTAAAACCGATCGGTTTACTGCAATCCTATGGTGATGAAGACAAAATACGATTTGGTTTACTGACAGGCTCTTATTCGAGTAACGTTTCTGGTGGTGTTTTACGTAAAAATGTCGGTAGCATGGCTGATGAAATTAACGTCGATACCGATGGTACTTTCAAGTCGGCGCCTGCTTCGGGCGGCATAATTAACACACTAAATCGATTCCGAATCTATGGCTATAGCCATAATGATGGTACTTACTTTGATGGCTCAGGTGGTGACGGCTGTAATTTTACAGTAGCCAATTTGACTAATGGCAGTTGCAGCAATTGGGGCAATCCACAATCGGAAATTTATTTGGAATCATTGCGCTATCTTGCAGGAAAATCAGCTTCCCCCGCATTTAATGCCAATGACTCAGGCCGTTTTTCAGGACTGGTGACTGCGACATGGTCCGATCCAATTCCAAGCGATGAATGGTGCTCCAAGCTTAATATTATACAATTCAATGCGAGCACTAATTCTTATGATGCGGATGAATTAGCAGGCGCCAGCGATATCGGAATCACCAATTTGAATACCATTACCAATACAATTGGCGATAATGAAGGGGTTAGCGGTAATAATTTTTTTGTCGGTAGAAATGGAACTGACAATAATGATTTATGTACATCTAAAGCCGTCAATCAGCTAAGTTCTGTAAGAGGAACATGCCCTGATGCGCCACGTCAGGAAGGGTCTTATCAAATTGCAGGGCTTGCCCATTACGCGAAAAATAACAGTATTCGTAATGATTTAGAAGGTGAGCAAAAAGTGAACACATACGGTGTCACTTTGGCCTCTGGATTGCCTAGAATTTTAGTGCCGGTACCCGGTAATACAGAACAAAAAATCACTATCTTACCAGCGTGCCAAAATACGCGTGAAAACAATAGCTGTTCTATTGTCGACTTCAAGATTATTGATCAACCTTCCACTGCCGGTGGTGTCACGACAGGGCGGGTATACATCAACTGGGAAACGGGAGAGCAAGGCGGCGACTATGACATGGATGTTCAAGGTATCTTGAATTACTCAGTTACAGCTACT
It includes:
- a CDS encoding aminotransferase class V-fold PLP-dependent enzyme — its product is MAGRNHLYVPGPTNIPDEVLSAMHVPSEDHRSPIFPELFKPLLEDLKKVFKTETGHSFIFPATGTAGWEIALTNTLSPGDKVLIYRFGQFSHLWAAMAKRLDFEVIVIERPWGEGIPLDDLEARLKEDGKHEIKAILATHNETATGVTSDIGGVRKAMDAAGHPALLFVDGVSSIASIDFRMDEWGVDGAISGSQKGFMLPAGAALVAFSQKAIAACDTAQSRRAFLDLKDQLASNKDGYTPYTPSIPMLYGLRKALDLLLEEGLENVYARHYRLAEGTRKAIAAWGLELCAKPGFESNTVSAVVVPAGKDARDVIATAYSKYNISLGAGLNEVAGKVFRIGHVGDMNDVSMLGAIAGVEMALLDNGFDIKAGSGVAAAIEYYRTTA
- a CDS encoding GspH/FimT family pseudopilin, with amino-acid sequence MPEYSKIHYGFTLIELMMTIAIGAIVLTLGVPSFNTVIRNDRLTTRTNELVASLNFARSEAVKRGIRITACKSQNPNATPPTCSTSNTVNWSIGWIVFTDPNNNATFDSNTETLLRIQENPLTSITMTGSQDIANYISYVASGQSRLTNDNHQSGIIKVCDDRTGNIGVNIALNNAGRLLTQREIACP
- the pilV gene encoding type IV pilus modification protein PilV, translating into MNATKFNTANLDPNNASGFTLIEVLVSMIVLAIGLLGLAGMQAASLKNNQSAFFRSQATQLAYDMADRMRVNGTGLSNGNYNNQGAPNNPTDCELNSCTPAQMADYDLARWNTAIAGQLPGGSGWACIDSTSDDGTPASPACDGNGETYAVKIWWTDRREAEQESDRIVRFVMTFRP
- a CDS encoding PilW family protein, whose translation is MRSTQKKQPALLIYRQSGMTLVEIMISLLIGAFLLGGVLQIFTNTKQTYRMQEGLSRMQENARFALDTLNHDLRMAGFQGCTTVAPNIIIDPKNPNPNPAPASLALGTMITISGNDNIANNWNSSACGNANACIAGSDAITITFGGTCGGALPEKASTAQIHINAGNTCDFKQYDIVMVSDCSAADIFIATSASSSAGKQNLAHANNQNTDNKLSKIYDEGAEVFRFNSYTYFLRTGESGQPSLWRLDNSWAVQAGANPVEMIDGIENLQILYGEDTTQDRVANRYVTANNVGNWANVVSARASLLTRSLNDNITSRPQTYTFNGATVTPVDRRLRQVFTTTIAVRNRLP
- a CDS encoding PilX N-terminal domain-containing pilus assembly protein, producing MKHPHSLARQTGSVLIISLIMLLLLTLAATTSMQVTSLEERMAGNMRNRNLAFQAAESALRAGENILTQAVLPDFTNAGDNGLYAQDGAPPGPHDAWQNNNTAEFSDAIGQVSSAPRYVIQRMPNVAGGYSLDAGEYEQSEMYRVTARGVGGTETAVVVVQSTYKR